CAATAATGCTTTCCAACTCTTCGTAGCCTGCAGTGCCGATTTTTTTGCCCAGCCGGTCGGTGGACAAAGTTCTTATCTGGCCGATCTTCACCCAGGAAGGCCTCGTAAGACCATGGGAGCTCAGTCTGTATGACAAAGGGAAGCCGGCGGCGGGCTCCCTGCTTGTGACCGCCAATGCTATGACCGTACCGCTTCTCTCGTTGAAGATATCCTGGCTTATCACGAGGACGGGCCTTTTGCCCGCCTGTTCTCTTC
The Candidatus Eremiobacterota bacterium genome window above contains:
- a CDS encoding type II toxin-antitoxin system PemK/MazF family toxin, coding for MGKILRGDIFWADLDPVRGREQAGKRPVLVISQDIFNERSGTVIALAVTSREPAAGFPLSYRLSSHGLTRPSWVKIGQIRTLSTDRLGKKIGTAGYEELESIIEGLMDIVG